From a region of the Anaeromyxobacter sp. genome:
- the trmFO gene encoding methylenetetrahydrofolate--tRNA-(uracil(54)-C(5))-methyltransferase (FADH(2)-oxidizing) TrmFO produces MTQRVTIVGGGLAGSEAAWRLARAGVAVDLFEMKPARRSPAHVLDGLCELVCSNSLRSDNPLNAVGLLHEELRRLGSLVLESADATRVPAGDALAVDRERFSRLVTERLAAHPLVRLRHEEVTALPAGPGPALLCTGPLTADALAAELSALAGGRLAFYDAIAPIVADESIDRTVAYARSRYDKGSGPDYLNLPFDEPQYRAFVAALLAGEKVAAHDFEQPRYFEGCLPIEVMAERGLEVLSHGPMKPVGLEDPRTGLRPHAVVQLRREDQAGTAWNLVGFQTRLTWPEQRRIFRELVPGLKDAEFVRMGQVHRNTFVEAPRVLAPDLSMRAAPHLFLAGQITGVEGYVESAACGHLAARAVLDRLAGRAFRPPPAATAMGALHRHLTGEAHPPGAEYQPSNVIFALFPPLPGRVRGGKEGRKLAHQTRARQELVRWLE; encoded by the coding sequence ATGACGCAGCGGGTGACCATCGTGGGTGGCGGGCTGGCCGGCAGCGAGGCGGCCTGGCGGCTGGCGCGGGCCGGCGTGGCGGTGGACCTCTTCGAGATGAAGCCGGCGCGCCGGTCGCCGGCGCACGTGCTCGACGGCCTCTGCGAGCTGGTCTGCTCCAACTCGCTCCGCTCCGACAACCCGCTCAACGCGGTGGGGCTGCTGCACGAGGAGCTGCGCCGGCTCGGCAGCCTGGTGCTGGAGTCGGCCGACGCCACCCGGGTGCCGGCCGGCGACGCGCTGGCGGTGGACCGCGAGCGGTTCAGCCGGCTGGTGACCGAGCGGCTGGCGGCGCACCCGCTGGTGCGGCTTCGCCACGAGGAGGTGACGGCGCTGCCGGCCGGGCCCGGACCGGCGCTGCTGTGCACCGGCCCGCTCACCGCCGACGCGCTGGCCGCCGAGCTCTCGGCGCTGGCCGGGGGCAGGCTGGCCTTCTACGACGCCATCGCGCCCATCGTGGCCGACGAGTCGATCGACCGCACCGTGGCCTACGCCCGCTCCCGCTACGACAAGGGGTCGGGGCCCGACTACCTCAACCTGCCCTTCGACGAGCCCCAGTACCGGGCCTTCGTGGCGGCGCTGCTGGCCGGCGAGAAGGTGGCGGCGCACGACTTCGAGCAGCCCCGCTACTTCGAGGGCTGCCTGCCCATCGAGGTGATGGCCGAGCGGGGGCTGGAGGTGCTGTCGCACGGCCCCATGAAGCCGGTGGGGCTGGAGGACCCGCGCACCGGCCTCAGGCCGCACGCGGTGGTGCAGCTGCGCCGCGAGGACCAGGCCGGCACCGCCTGGAACCTGGTGGGCTTCCAGACGCGGCTCACCTGGCCGGAGCAGCGCCGCATCTTCCGGGAGCTGGTGCCCGGCCTGAAGGACGCCGAGTTCGTGCGCATGGGGCAGGTCCACCGCAACACCTTCGTGGAGGCGCCGCGGGTGCTGGCGCCGGACCTGTCGATGCGGGCCGCGCCGCACCTCTTCCTGGCCGGGCAGATCACCGGCGTGGAGGGGTACGTGGAGTCGGCCGCCTGCGGCCACCTGGCGGCGCGCGCCGTGCTCGACCGGCTGGCCGGGCGGGCCTTCCGGCCGCCCCCGGCGGCCACGGCCATGGGCGCGCTGCACCGCCACCTGACCGGCGAGGCCCACCCGCCGGGCGCCGAGTACCAGCCCAGCAACGTCATCTTCGCCCTCTTCCCGCCGCTGCCCGGGCGCGTGCGCGGCGGCAAGGAGGGGCGCAAGCTGGCCCACCAGACGCGGGCGCGCCAGGAGCTCGTGCGGTGGCTCGAGTGA
- a CDS encoding TraR/DksA C4-type zinc finger protein, translating into MTPLKLSEAKDELLRRRRAIALATRHAGAVHDALRDAERGHELEEEAQAEQGLLDLELLGEAERLEVRRIDAALERLDQGGYGTCATCGAAIEPRRLEALPWALRCTGCEEVREAVARH; encoded by the coding sequence GTGACCCCACTCAAGCTGTCCGAGGCGAAGGACGAGCTCCTCAGGCGACGCCGCGCCATCGCGCTGGCCACCCGCCACGCCGGGGCCGTGCACGACGCCCTCCGCGACGCGGAGCGCGGCCACGAGCTGGAGGAGGAGGCCCAGGCCGAGCAGGGGCTCCTCGACCTGGAGCTGCTGGGCGAGGCCGAGCGGCTGGAGGTCCGGCGCATCGACGCGGCCCTGGAGCGGCTGGACCAGGGCGGCTACGGCACCTGCGCCACCTGCGGCGCGGCCATCGAGCCCCGCCGGCTGGAGGCGCTGCCCTGGGCGCTGCGCTGCACCGGCTGCGAGGAGGTCCGCGAGGCGGTGGCGCGCCACTGA
- a CDS encoding biopolymer transporter ExbD — MATEPRPAAPTAIELERERQTRKDRRARRKVRERAGEIKELNIVAMMDMMTILLVFLLKSYQASTLNVNMSADLTIPASSTQLQPQENITVTVSMSELAVNDRAVLPLAGGVIPPRYKDGQKAEAFYVGPIYDALKKEVDKQKYIAQYNKNAPFSGRINVVADKKITYRTLMEVLYTAGQAELGEYKFMVMKNE, encoded by the coding sequence ATGGCCACTGAACCGCGCCCGGCCGCGCCGACCGCCATCGAGCTCGAGCGGGAACGCCAGACCCGCAAGGACCGGCGCGCCCGCCGCAAGGTGCGGGAGCGGGCCGGGGAGATCAAGGAGCTCAACATCGTCGCCATGATGGACATGATGACGATCCTCCTGGTCTTCCTGCTCAAGTCCTACCAGGCCTCCACGCTCAACGTGAACATGAGCGCCGACCTGACCATCCCGGCCTCCAGCACCCAGCTCCAGCCCCAGGAGAACATCACCGTCACGGTGTCCATGAGCGAGCTGGCGGTGAACGACCGGGCGGTGCTGCCGCTGGCGGGGGGCGTCATCCCGCCCCGCTACAAGGACGGGCAGAAGGCCGAGGCCTTCTACGTCGGCCCCATCTACGACGCGCTCAAGAAGGAGGTCGACAAGCAGAAGTACATCGCCCAGTACAACAAGAACGCGCCGTTCTCGGGCCGCATCAACGTGGTGGCCGACAAGAAGATCACCTACCGGACGCTGATGGAGGTGCTCTACACGGCCGGCCAGGCCGAGCTGGGCGAGTACAAGTTCATGGTGATGAAGAACGAGTGA
- a CDS encoding biopolymer transporter ExbD: MRRRIREEEETGELNIVPYLDVVVNLVMFMLLSMTGLITLGVLNVSAPKIGGEGGAAAAAAEAGPKLLLTVAIGKQGFYIAGAGGVLGSDANASDLTRPPTVPLKGDGRYDYAALSQQLAGIKEKFPSETQIILSADGEVVYDTLIQTMDACRELLVKNPDGTAERKALFFDVSLSVIG; encoded by the coding sequence ATGCGGCGGCGCATCCGCGAAGAGGAGGAGACGGGCGAGCTCAACATCGTCCCGTACCTCGACGTGGTGGTGAACCTGGTGATGTTCATGCTCCTCAGCATGACCGGGCTCATCACGCTCGGCGTCCTCAACGTCTCGGCGCCCAAGATCGGCGGGGAGGGCGGGGCCGCGGCGGCCGCGGCCGAGGCCGGCCCGAAGCTGCTGCTCACGGTGGCCATCGGCAAGCAGGGCTTCTACATCGCCGGGGCCGGCGGGGTGCTGGGCTCGGACGCCAACGCCTCCGACCTGACCCGCCCGCCCACCGTGCCGCTCAAGGGCGACGGCCGCTACGACTACGCGGCCCTGTCGCAGCAGCTGGCCGGCATCAAGGAGAAGTTCCCCAGCGAGACCCAGATCATCCTCAGCGCCGACGGCGAGGTCGTCTACGACACCCTCATCCAGACCATGGACGCCTGCCGCGAGCTGCTGGTGAAGAACCCCGACGGCACCGCCGAGCGCAAGGCGCTCTTCTTCGACGTCTCGCTCTCGGTGATCGGGTGA
- a CDS encoding MotA/TolQ/ExbB proton channel family protein, with protein sequence MVRAFPTRLQPRREATMIQTLAEFFKEGGPFMFVNVVTSAVAIAIIVERVVVLAFKLNLNAGPFMEQVQKLVLSGNVDRAVKLCGAAPNAALSRVVRAGLTRANRGEQEVARALEEAVLEVTPLVGKRIAPLWSLANVATLVGLIGTITGLIGTFKSLGAASPEMKQIMLSKGISEAMNNTAFGLTIAVVCIVAHLLLSSKAKAMIEEVEFNALRLENLLSRRGAGETNPLESAGA encoded by the coding sequence ATGGTGCGCGCCTTCCCCACCCGCCTTCAGCCCCGTCGAGAGGCAACGATGATCCAGACCCTGGCCGAGTTCTTCAAGGAGGGCGGCCCGTTCATGTTCGTGAACGTGGTGACCAGCGCCGTGGCGATCGCCATCATCGTGGAGCGGGTGGTCGTGCTGGCCTTCAAGCTCAACCTGAACGCGGGACCCTTCATGGAGCAGGTCCAGAAGCTGGTGCTCTCCGGCAACGTCGACCGCGCCGTCAAGCTGTGCGGCGCCGCTCCCAACGCCGCCCTCTCCCGCGTGGTCCGCGCCGGCTTGACCCGCGCCAACCGCGGGGAGCAGGAGGTGGCCCGGGCGCTGGAGGAGGCCGTGCTGGAGGTGACGCCGCTGGTCGGCAAGCGCATCGCCCCGCTCTGGTCGCTGGCCAACGTGGCCACCCTGGTGGGCCTCATCGGCACCATCACCGGCCTCATCGGCACCTTCAAGTCGCTGGGCGCGGCCAGCCCCGAGATGAAGCAGATCATGCTCTCCAAGGGCATCTCGGAGGCCATGAACAACACCGCCTTCGGCCTCACCATCGCCGTGGTCTGCATCGTGGCCCACCTGCTGCTGAGCTCGAAGGCCAAGGCCATGATCGAGGAGGTGGAGTTCAACGCCCTCCGCCTCGAGAACCTGCTGAGCCGGCGCGGCGCGGGCGAGACCAACCCGCTCGAGTCGGCCGGCGCCTAG
- a CDS encoding topoisomerase DNA-binding C4 zinc finger domain-containing protein, with protein sequence MAVRWGRRGEFLACSGYPGCRRTRDIRRVDGAIEVVTHQAVEAAAEPCPKCGAAMAARRGRFGVFLACTRRPACDGARAPSTGVSCPRACGGEVVERRSQRGKTFFGCSTWPGCDFVSWDRPVGAPCPDCGGTWLVEVVSRRLGPALACPDKNCGYRRAVVGGTAGRDPSA encoded by the coding sequence ATGGCGGTCCGGTGGGGCCGACGGGGGGAGTTCCTGGCCTGCAGCGGCTACCCGGGCTGCCGGCGCACCCGAGACATCCGGCGCGTCGACGGCGCCATCGAGGTGGTGACCCACCAGGCCGTCGAGGCCGCGGCCGAGCCCTGCCCGAAGTGCGGGGCGGCCATGGCGGCCCGGCGCGGCCGCTTCGGGGTCTTCCTGGCCTGCACCAGGCGGCCGGCCTGCGACGGGGCGCGGGCGCCGTCCACCGGGGTGTCTTGCCCGCGGGCATGCGGCGGAGAGGTGGTCGAGCGCCGCTCCCAGCGCGGCAAGACCTTCTTCGGCTGCTCCACCTGGCCGGGCTGCGACTTCGTGTCGTGGGACCGGCCGGTCGGGGCGCCCTGCCCGGACTGCGGCGGGACGTGGCTGGTGGAGGTGGTCTCGCGGCGCCTGGGACCCGCGCTGGCGTGCCCCGACAAGAACTGTGGGTACCGGCGCGCCGTGGTCGGCGGCACGGCGGGAAGGGATCCGTCCGCTTGA
- the topA gene encoding type I DNA topoisomerase, which produces MSRAAGRTLLVVESPAKGKTLQAALGPEVSVMATLGHLVDLPEATLGVDVERGFEPRYDVLKGKNRLLSDLKRAAREASQVLLATDPDREGEAIAWLLAEALGAPGGGPSVRRVLLRELTPDAIRAAVAAPLPLDRSRFEAQQARRILDRLVGFQASPVLWTRVRRGLSAGRVQSVAVRLVVERERARRAFRPEVRWPVEVVVEAPGAPAFRARLAALPGEEVPAADEAAAEAQLAALRGARFTVAEVRATPRALPAPPPFTTATLQQEASARLGLSPRRTMALAQRLYEGVDLGEEGVVGLVSYVRTDSTHLGPAAVEAARRHAEATFGPAALPPAPNVFPGRAVAQAAHEAIRPTDVARTPARLAPRFRALRERDLGRLYRLVWERFLACQLSPARLEETQVMVLAEGPGLVTARLEARGLALGAPGWLAVHEGGLQAVVEPPEGAGAGPTPSTQAPVSPTPLPALSAGQPLVLVGLDVARHATAPPARFTEATLVQALEGGGLGRPSTFAAIVDTVQARGYVERSGRELFPTPLGERVTDALLACFPQELGVAFTARLEARLDEVEAGRADWRQVLAEFYGPFQAALARAGGGAGSGSGSGSGSGSGSGSGSGSGSGSGSGSGSLRWVVRPAPSTVRTAASPWRSGGADGGSSWPAAATRAAGAPETSGASTAPSRW; this is translated from the coding sequence GTGAGCCGCGCGGCCGGCCGCACGCTGCTGGTGGTGGAGTCGCCCGCCAAGGGGAAGACCCTGCAGGCGGCGCTGGGGCCGGAGGTCTCGGTGATGGCCACCCTCGGCCACCTGGTGGACCTGCCCGAGGCCACCCTCGGCGTGGACGTGGAGCGCGGCTTCGAGCCGCGCTACGACGTGCTGAAGGGCAAGAACCGGCTCCTCTCCGACCTGAAGCGGGCGGCCCGCGAGGCCTCGCAGGTGCTGCTGGCCACCGACCCCGACCGCGAGGGCGAGGCCATCGCCTGGCTGCTGGCCGAGGCCCTGGGCGCGCCCGGCGGCGGGCCCTCGGTGCGCCGGGTGCTGCTGCGCGAGCTCACGCCCGACGCCATCCGCGCCGCGGTGGCCGCGCCGCTCCCGCTGGACCGGTCCCGCTTCGAGGCGCAGCAGGCGCGCCGCATCCTCGACCGGCTGGTCGGCTTCCAGGCCAGCCCGGTGCTCTGGACCCGGGTGCGGCGCGGCCTCTCGGCGGGCCGGGTGCAGTCGGTGGCGGTGCGGCTGGTGGTGGAGCGGGAGCGGGCGCGGCGGGCCTTCCGGCCCGAGGTGCGCTGGCCGGTGGAGGTGGTGGTGGAGGCGCCGGGCGCCCCGGCCTTCCGCGCCCGCCTGGCCGCGCTCCCGGGGGAGGAGGTCCCGGCGGCCGACGAGGCGGCGGCCGAGGCGCAGCTCGCTGCCCTGCGCGGCGCCCGCTTCACGGTGGCCGAGGTGCGCGCCACGCCCCGGGCGCTGCCGGCCCCCCCGCCCTTCACCACCGCCACGCTCCAGCAGGAGGCCTCGGCGCGGCTCGGCCTGTCGCCGCGCCGGACCATGGCGCTGGCGCAGCGGCTCTACGAGGGCGTGGACCTCGGCGAGGAGGGGGTGGTGGGGCTGGTCAGCTACGTGCGCACCGACTCCACCCACCTCGGGCCGGCCGCGGTGGAGGCCGCCCGGCGCCACGCCGAGGCGACCTTCGGGCCAGCTGCGCTGCCTCCGGCGCCCAACGTCTTCCCGGGCCGGGCGGTCGCCCAGGCGGCGCACGAGGCCATCCGGCCCACCGACGTGGCCCGCACCCCGGCTCGTCTGGCGCCCCGCTTCCGGGCGCTCCGGGAGCGCGACCTGGGCCGGCTCTACCGGCTGGTGTGGGAGCGGTTCCTGGCCTGCCAGCTGAGCCCAGCCAGGCTGGAGGAGACCCAGGTGATGGTGCTGGCCGAGGGGCCGGGCCTGGTCACCGCCCGGCTCGAGGCGCGCGGCCTGGCGCTCGGCGCGCCGGGCTGGCTGGCGGTCCACGAGGGAGGCTTGCAGGCCGTGGTGGAGCCGCCGGAGGGCGCCGGGGCCGGCCCGACGCCGTCCACGCAGGCGCCGGTCTCGCCGACGCCGCTCCCGGCGCTCTCGGCCGGCCAGCCGCTGGTGCTGGTGGGGCTCGACGTGGCGCGCCACGCCACGGCGCCCCCGGCGCGCTTCACCGAGGCCACCCTGGTGCAGGCGCTGGAGGGGGGAGGGCTGGGGCGTCCCTCCACCTTCGCGGCCATCGTCGACACCGTGCAGGCGCGCGGCTACGTGGAGCGCTCGGGGAGGGAGCTCTTCCCCACGCCGCTGGGCGAGCGGGTCACCGACGCCCTGCTGGCCTGCTTCCCGCAGGAGCTCGGGGTGGCCTTCACGGCGCGGCTCGAGGCGCGGCTCGACGAGGTGGAGGCCGGTCGGGCCGACTGGCGGCAGGTGCTGGCGGAGTTCTACGGGCCGTTCCAGGCGGCGCTGGCGCGGGCGGGCGGAGGGGCCGGGTCGGGTTCGGGTTCGGGGTCGGGGTCGGGCTCGGGCTCGGGCTCGGGCTCGGGGTCGGGGTCGGGCTCGGGGTCGGGGTCGGGCTCTCTGCGGTGGGTGGTTCGACCAGCGCCTTCTACTGTCCGGACTGCGGCAAGCCCATGGCGGTCCGGTGGGGCCGACGGGGGGAGTTCCTGGCCTGCAGCGGCTACCCGGGCTGCCGGCGCACCCGAGACATCCGGCGCGTCGACGGCGCCATCGAGGTGGTGA
- the dprA gene encoding DNA-protecting protein DprA: MHRCAGMDACPSDPGGRTPAVDAPLTLRPGDGRYPASLARAAPPPAELRLRGSLGAPRRRVAVVGARATDATGRDTARRLGRGLARGGVSVVSGGALGVDAAAHEGALEVGGHTVAVLGCGVDVSYPPSHRDLFARILEGGGALLSELADGAAAAPWTFPRRNRLVSALADAVVVVRAGARSGALITAALARAQGVPLLAVPGDVDNPLAAGPNRLLREGAGAVTGAEDVLAFLGLSPGAQAELPLAGLPPPERALLGALGATPAHADQLARAAGLAPGAALAALLSLELAGLAEQRPGLRFRRGDG; encoded by the coding sequence ATGCATCGGTGTGCCGGCATGGACGCCTGCCCGTCGGACCCGGGAGGTAGAACCCCAGCCGTGGACGCCCCGCTCACGCTCCGGCCCGGCGACGGGCGCTACCCGGCCTCGCTGGCGCGCGCCGCGCCGCCGCCTGCCGAGCTGCGGCTGCGCGGGTCGCTCGGCGCGCCGCGCCGGCGGGTCGCCGTGGTGGGGGCGCGCGCCACCGACGCCACCGGCCGCGACACGGCCCGCCGGCTGGGGCGCGGCCTGGCCCGCGGTGGCGTGTCGGTGGTCTCCGGGGGCGCCCTGGGGGTGGACGCGGCCGCCCACGAGGGGGCGCTGGAGGTGGGTGGCCACACCGTGGCGGTGCTGGGCTGCGGGGTGGACGTGAGCTACCCGCCCAGCCACCGCGACCTCTTCGCCCGCATCCTGGAGGGCGGCGGCGCGCTCCTCTCCGAGCTGGCCGATGGCGCCGCGGCCGCCCCCTGGACCTTCCCGCGGCGCAACCGGCTGGTGTCGGCCCTGGCCGACGCGGTGGTGGTGGTGCGGGCCGGGGCGCGCAGCGGCGCGCTCATCACGGCGGCCCTGGCCCGCGCCCAGGGCGTGCCGCTCCTGGCCGTGCCGGGCGACGTGGACAACCCGCTGGCGGCCGGGCCCAACCGGCTGCTGCGGGAGGGCGCCGGCGCCGTCACCGGAGCGGAGGACGTGCTGGCCTTCCTGGGGCTTTCGCCGGGCGCGCAGGCCGAGCTGCCGCTGGCCGGCCTGCCGCCGCCGGAGCGGGCCCTGCTGGGCGCGCTCGGCGCCACGCCAGCCCACGCCGACCAGCTGGCCCGCGCGGCCGGCCTGGCGCCCGGGGCGGCGCTGGCCGCGCTCCTCTCGCTGGAGCTGGCCGGCCTGGCCGAGCAGCGCCCCGGCCTCCGCTTCCGGCGCGGGGACGGGTGA
- the thiD gene encoding bifunctional hydroxymethylpyrimidine kinase/phosphomethylpyrimidine kinase: protein MLVALTIAGSDSGGGAGIQADLRTFAAHRLHGTSAITAVTAQNSVAVTAWVALEPAMVVAQLEAVATDMAVAATKTGMLATEPIIRAVAEAAGRLRLGPLVVDPVMVAKSGDRLLDAGAQRAYVEALFPRATLITPNLFEAEALLGRPVPDAAAMRGAARDLVALGAQAVLLKGGRLAGPALDVFCDGQRVVELPGERVDTRHTQGTGCTLSAAIAARLALGEPLLDAVAGAKAWLTEALRGAYTVGHGRGPVDHLGTPVRRPA, encoded by the coding sequence ATGCTGGTCGCACTCACCATCGCGGGCTCCGATTCGGGCGGCGGCGCCGGGATCCAGGCCGACCTCCGCACCTTCGCCGCCCACCGGCTGCACGGCACCAGCGCCATCACCGCCGTGACCGCGCAGAACTCGGTGGCGGTGACCGCCTGGGTGGCGCTCGAGCCCGCCATGGTGGTGGCGCAGCTGGAGGCCGTGGCCACCGACATGGCGGTGGCCGCGACCAAGACCGGCATGCTGGCCACCGAGCCCATCATCCGGGCGGTGGCCGAGGCGGCCGGCCGCCTGCGGCTCGGGCCGCTGGTGGTGGACCCGGTCATGGTGGCCAAGAGCGGCGACCGGCTCCTCGACGCCGGGGCGCAGCGCGCCTACGTGGAGGCGCTCTTCCCGCGGGCCACGCTCATCACGCCCAACCTCTTCGAGGCCGAGGCGCTGCTCGGGCGCCCCGTGCCCGACGCGGCGGCCATGCGGGGGGCGGCCCGCGACCTGGTCGCCCTGGGCGCCCAGGCCGTGCTCCTCAAGGGCGGCCGGCTGGCCGGCCCTGCCCTGGACGTCTTCTGCGACGGCCAGCGGGTGGTGGAGCTGCCGGGCGAGCGCGTCGACACCCGCCACACCCAGGGCACCGGCTGCACCCTCTCGGCCGCCATCGCCGCGCGGCTGGCCCTGGGCGAGCCGCTGCTCGACGCCGTGGCCGGCGCCAAGGCCTGGCTCACCGAGGCCCTGCGGGGCGCCTACACCGTGGGTCACGGACGCGGCCCGGTGGACCACCTGGGCACGCCGGTGCGCCGCCCGGCCTGA
- a CDS encoding hemerythrin family protein, with product MPIEWTDDLATGIATIDAQHQELYRRVAALHGMMRQADLARLPEVLDYLARYTLEHFAEEERQMAAAGYPGLEAHARHHARFVEDLGRQRAGLSGRITGSAVLALSTWLGEWLRDHVRKVDGEMARFLRRPRAC from the coding sequence GTGCCCATCGAGTGGACCGACGACCTGGCGACCGGCATCGCCACCATCGACGCGCAGCACCAGGAGCTCTACCGCCGGGTGGCGGCGCTGCACGGGATGATGCGCCAGGCCGACCTGGCCAGGCTGCCCGAGGTGCTGGACTACCTGGCGCGCTACACCCTGGAGCACTTCGCCGAGGAGGAGCGCCAGATGGCCGCGGCCGGCTACCCGGGGCTGGAGGCGCACGCGCGGCACCACGCCAGGTTCGTGGAGGACCTGGGGCGCCAGCGGGCCGGGCTGTCGGGCCGGATCACCGGCTCGGCGGTGCTGGCGCTGTCCACCTGGCTGGGCGAGTGGCTGCGCGACCACGTCCGCAAGGTGGACGGGGAGATGGCCCGCTTCCTGCGGCGGCCCCGGGCCTGTTGA
- the dauA gene encoding C4-dicarboxylic acid transporter DauA — MALTRYLASQGEIPLRKLPAAALRAAWREGYGWPDLRADLLAGLVVGVVALPLAMALAIAVGVAPQYGLYTSIVTGAVIAVLGGSRMQVSGPTAAFIVILAPIYTRFGMGGLLLSGFLAGLMLVAMALLRAGKLIEFIPNPVTTGFTAGIAVVIATLQVKDLLGLRLASAPEHYVERLLAMWDARGTFSPWELVVGASTFAVLRLWPRFDRRIPAPIVALPAAALLVLALGALVPGLELATIATRFQTAVGGVVVAGIPQLPPLPLLPWLQPGPDGVPLELSFATLRAILPGAFAVAMLGAIESLLSAVVADGMARTRHDPDAELLAQGVGNMVGPFFGGIPATGAIARTATNVRSGARSPLASVFHAATVLLAVLALAPALGFLPMAALAALLVQVAWNMSEARHFGHIVKVAPKSDVATLLACFTLTVLFDMVIGVSVGMVLAALLFMRRMADVTQSRLMEPATPGQVSHVPAGVLVYDISGALFFGAAQKAMSVVGQVAERPTHAVVLRMDEVHAMDVTGLVALESAVSTLAERRCLAILSGLRIQPRTLLARAGFEKRTDVRLCDDLGEALELAAAAAPGAAPARA, encoded by the coding sequence ATGGCGCTCACCCGGTACCTGGCCTCCCAGGGCGAGATCCCGCTCCGCAAGCTGCCGGCGGCCGCCCTGCGCGCCGCCTGGCGGGAGGGCTACGGCTGGCCCGACCTGCGCGCCGACCTGCTGGCCGGCCTGGTGGTGGGGGTGGTGGCGCTGCCGCTCGCCATGGCGCTGGCCATCGCGGTGGGCGTGGCGCCGCAGTACGGCCTCTACACCTCCATCGTCACCGGGGCCGTCATCGCGGTGCTGGGCGGCTCGCGGATGCAGGTGTCCGGCCCCACCGCCGCCTTCATCGTCATCCTGGCCCCCATCTACACCCGCTTCGGCATGGGCGGCCTGCTCCTCTCCGGCTTCCTGGCCGGCCTCATGCTGGTGGCCATGGCCCTGCTGCGGGCCGGCAAGCTCATCGAGTTCATCCCCAACCCGGTCACCACCGGCTTCACCGCCGGCATCGCGGTGGTCATCGCCACCCTGCAGGTGAAGGACCTGCTGGGCCTCCGGCTGGCCTCCGCGCCGGAGCACTACGTGGAGCGGCTGCTGGCCATGTGGGACGCCCGCGGCACCTTCTCGCCGTGGGAGCTGGTGGTGGGCGCCTCCACCTTCGCCGTGCTGCGCCTCTGGCCCCGCTTCGACCGGCGCATCCCGGCCCCCATCGTGGCGCTGCCGGCGGCGGCCCTGCTGGTGCTGGCGCTGGGCGCCCTGGTCCCCGGCCTCGAGCTCGCCACCATCGCCACCCGCTTCCAGACCGCGGTGGGCGGGGTGGTGGTGGCCGGCATCCCCCAGCTGCCGCCGCTGCCGCTCCTGCCCTGGCTGCAGCCCGGCCCGGACGGCGTCCCGCTGGAGCTCTCCTTCGCCACCCTGCGGGCCATCCTGCCCGGCGCCTTCGCGGTGGCCATGCTGGGTGCCATCGAGTCCCTGCTCTCGGCGGTGGTGGCCGACGGCATGGCCCGCACCCGCCACGACCCCGACGCCGAGCTGCTGGCCCAGGGGGTGGGCAACATGGTGGGGCCGTTCTTCGGCGGCATCCCGGCCACCGGCGCCATCGCCCGCACCGCCACCAACGTCCGCTCCGGCGCGCGCTCCCCGCTGGCGTCGGTGTTCCACGCCGCCACCGTCCTGCTGGCGGTGCTGGCGCTGGCGCCGGCCCTCGGCTTCCTGCCCATGGCGGCGCTGGCGGCGCTGCTGGTGCAGGTGGCCTGGAACATGTCGGAGGCGCGCCACTTCGGCCACATCGTCAAGGTGGCGCCCAAGAGCGACGTGGCCACCCTGCTGGCCTGCTTCACGCTCACCGTGCTCTTCGACATGGTCATCGGGGTCTCGGTGGGCATGGTGCTGGCCGCGCTGCTCTTCATGCGCCGCATGGCCGACGTGACCCAGTCGCGCCTGATGGAGCCCGCCACCCCGGGCCAGGTGAGCCACGTGCCGGCCGGCGTGCTGGTCTACGACATCTCGGGGGCGCTCTTCTTCGGCGCCGCCCAGAAGGCCATGAGCGTGGTGGGGCAGGTGGCCGAGCGGCCCACCCACGCGGTGGTGCTGCGCATGGACGAGGTCCACGCCATGGACGTCACCGGCCTGGTGGCGCTGGAGAGCGCGGTGTCCACGCTGGCGGAGCGGCGCTGCCTGGCCATCCTGTCCGGCCTGCGCATCCAGCCGCGCACCCTGCTGGCGCGGGCCGGCTTCGAGAAGCGCACCGACGTGCGCCTGTGCGACGACCTCGGCGAGGCGCTGGAGCTGGCGGCGGCGGCCGCACCGGGCGCCGCGCCGGCCCGGGCCTGA